In Arsenicicoccus sp. oral taxon 190, the following are encoded in one genomic region:
- a CDS encoding phytanoyl-CoA dioxygenase family protein has translation MPTTTRPAPSPTYTAQDCRLEDLRAVLEARTDATAYPHAQAVEQEVLLYRADRLREALGNGPEAAREVQAELAHALSEGPGIVVLQGAFEHDVVDRVSDGFRTIIDEQRASGRVAGDHFARPGANDRVWNALEKLAVTDPEAFVDYYANDLVALAATAWLGPGYQVTSQVNVVNPGGAGQTVHRDYHLGFLGPEVSERYPRHVHMMSPMLTLQGAVAHVDMPVESGPTLYLPHSHRYEPGYVAYWLPEFQDYFREHHVQLPLAKGDAVFFNPALFHAAGTNHSTDILRMANLLQISSAFGRAMERVDRRRVVEAVYPVLLSRQDAGMPTARLHDAIAASAEGYAFPADLDVEQPVDGMAPPSQADRVRSALAARLPVTELDSASDAASTGPLASAATEAATAAGPTTGGAA, from the coding sequence ATGCCGACCACGACCCGCCCGGCTCCCAGCCCGACCTACACGGCGCAGGACTGCCGCCTCGAGGACCTGCGCGCGGTGCTCGAGGCCCGCACCGACGCCACGGCATACCCGCACGCCCAGGCCGTCGAGCAGGAGGTGCTGCTCTATCGAGCCGACCGGCTGCGCGAGGCGCTCGGCAACGGGCCCGAGGCCGCCCGCGAGGTGCAGGCCGAGCTGGCCCACGCCCTGTCCGAGGGGCCGGGGATCGTGGTGCTGCAGGGCGCCTTCGAGCACGACGTGGTCGACCGGGTCAGCGACGGCTTCCGCACGATCATCGACGAGCAGCGCGCCTCCGGCCGCGTGGCGGGCGACCACTTCGCCAGGCCCGGGGCCAACGACCGCGTCTGGAACGCCCTCGAGAAGCTCGCCGTCACCGACCCCGAGGCGTTCGTCGACTACTACGCCAACGACCTCGTGGCGCTGGCGGCGACGGCCTGGCTGGGACCTGGCTACCAGGTCACCTCGCAGGTCAACGTGGTCAACCCGGGAGGCGCCGGCCAGACCGTGCATCGCGACTACCACCTGGGGTTCCTCGGGCCGGAGGTCAGCGAGCGCTACCCCCGGCACGTCCACATGATGTCGCCGATGCTGACCCTGCAGGGCGCCGTGGCGCACGTCGACATGCCCGTCGAGAGCGGCCCCACCCTCTATCTCCCCCACTCGCACCGCTACGAGCCCGGCTACGTCGCCTACTGGCTGCCGGAGTTCCAGGACTACTTCCGCGAGCACCACGTGCAGCTGCCGCTCGCCAAGGGCGACGCCGTGTTCTTCAACCCCGCGCTGTTCCACGCCGCCGGCACCAACCACTCGACCGACATCCTCCGCATGGCCAACCTCCTGCAGATCTCCTCGGCGTTCGGCCGGGCCATGGAGCGCGTCGACCGGCGCCGCGTGGTCGAGGCCGTCTATCCGGTCCTGCTCTCCCGCCAGGACGCCGGTATGCCGACCGCCCGCCTCCACGACGCGATCGCCGCGTCGGCGGAGGGCTATGCCTTCCCCGCCGACCTGGACGTCGAGCAGCCCGTCGACGGGATGGCGCCACCCAGCCAGGCCGACCGGGTGCGCTCGGCGCTGGCCGCTCGGCTCCCGGTGACCGAGCTCGACTCGGCGTCCGACGCGGCGTCGACCGGTCCGCTCGCGAGCGCAGCGACCGAAGCCGCCACGGCTGCGGGCCCCACGACCGGGGGCGCGGCCTGA
- a CDS encoding TIM barrel protein — protein sequence MTLTAGPSEQVSQHPGFDLAVCSEMQLLDLPHLDRVRRLHALGFAVELWDWTPRDVDALAATGARFTSMTGYTRGELIDPAGADELLRTARESVAVAHRLGDPHLNLHGTGLGDGGMPNRPQSVVTPRDWLAAERTLRRVAALGEREGVTFQLENLNLDVDHPGVPFARAADVITLLESVGSPALRMNLDLYHAQIGEGNLIELCRRALPLVGEIQVADVPGRCEPGTGEISYPGIARALAEMGYAGVVALEGWASGDSEVALERFRDAFTL from the coding sequence ATGACCCTCACCGCCGGACCGTCCGAGCAGGTCTCGCAGCACCCGGGGTTCGACCTCGCGGTGTGCTCCGAGATGCAGCTGCTCGATCTGCCCCACCTCGACCGCGTGCGGCGGCTGCACGCGCTGGGGTTCGCCGTCGAGCTGTGGGACTGGACGCCGCGGGACGTCGACGCGCTGGCGGCGACGGGTGCGCGCTTCACCTCGATGACGGGCTACACGCGGGGCGAGCTGATCGACCCCGCGGGCGCGGACGAGCTGCTGCGCACCGCCCGGGAGTCCGTCGCCGTCGCCCATCGCCTCGGCGACCCGCACCTCAACCTGCACGGCACGGGCCTCGGAGACGGCGGTATGCCGAACCGCCCGCAGAGCGTGGTGACCCCCCGCGACTGGCTCGCCGCCGAGCGGACGCTGCGTCGTGTGGCCGCCCTCGGCGAGCGCGAGGGCGTGACCTTCCAGCTCGAGAACCTCAACCTGGACGTCGACCACCCCGGCGTGCCGTTCGCGCGGGCGGCGGACGTGATCACGCTGCTGGAGTCCGTCGGGTCGCCCGCGCTGCGCATGAACCTCGACCTCTACCACGCCCAGATCGGCGAGGGGAACCTCATCGAGCTGTGCCGCCGGGCCCTGCCCCTCGTCGGCGAGATCCAGGTCGCCGACGTGCCCGGCCGGTGCGAGCCGGGGACGGGCGAGATCAGCTATCCCGGCATCGCCCGGGCCCTCGCCGAGATGGGGTATGCCGGGGTGGTGGCCCTCGAGGGGTGGGCGTCCGGCGACAGCGAGGTGGCGCTCGAGCGCTTCCGGGACGCCTTCACCCTCTGA
- a CDS encoding ABC transporter permease: MSTATDLEPGRPSSPAPAAADDRVRTKSPVALLLGMPAVGALIGAVALAALFLAVAPAFRNVANIGTILYAASTIGVMAVFVALLMIGGEFDLSTGVAVTFSGLAAAHLAWYLGLNVWVGVLLALVLSLAVGAFNGWLLHVTGLPSFLVTLGTFFVLQGINLAVTRIVTGGVSSNSISDMDGWASAQKVFASGFSIGPVRIESMVVYWIVLTAILAYLLLRTRVGNWIFAVGGDAAAARAVGVPVTATKIGLFMGTGFAAWLVGMHILFNYNNVQSGQGVGNEFIYIIAAVIGGCLLTGGYGSVLGASIGALIYGMTNLGINYAGWDVDWLKTFLGVMLLGATLVNMYVKRRADAA; encoded by the coding sequence ATGAGCACCGCCACCGACCTCGAGCCGGGGCGGCCGTCGTCACCGGCGCCCGCAGCCGCGGACGACCGGGTCCGCACCAAGTCCCCGGTGGCCCTGCTCCTCGGTATGCCGGCCGTCGGCGCCCTCATCGGGGCGGTCGCGCTCGCCGCGCTCTTCCTCGCAGTAGCACCGGCCTTCCGCAACGTCGCCAACATCGGCACGATCCTCTACGCCGCATCGACCATCGGCGTCATGGCGGTCTTCGTGGCGCTGCTGATGATCGGCGGGGAGTTCGACCTGTCCACGGGTGTCGCGGTGACCTTCTCGGGTCTGGCCGCGGCGCACCTCGCGTGGTACCTCGGGCTCAACGTCTGGGTCGGCGTGCTGCTCGCCCTCGTCCTGTCCCTGGCCGTCGGCGCGTTCAACGGCTGGCTGCTGCACGTCACCGGCCTGCCGAGCTTCCTCGTGACGCTCGGCACCTTCTTCGTGCTCCAGGGCATCAACCTGGCCGTCACCCGTATCGTGACCGGGGGCGTGTCGTCCAACTCGATCAGCGACATGGACGGGTGGGCGAGCGCCCAGAAGGTCTTTGCCTCGGGATTCTCCATCGGGCCCGTCCGCATCGAGTCGATGGTCGTCTACTGGATCGTCCTCACGGCGATCCTCGCCTACCTGCTTCTGCGGACCCGCGTCGGCAACTGGATCTTTGCCGTGGGCGGGGACGCGGCGGCCGCCCGCGCCGTCGGTGTCCCCGTCACCGCCACCAAGATCGGCCTGTTCATGGGCACCGGCTTCGCCGCCTGGCTGGTCGGCATGCACATCCTGTTCAACTACAACAACGTGCAGTCCGGCCAGGGCGTCGGCAACGAGTTCATCTACATCATCGCCGCGGTGATCGGCGGCTGCCTGCTCACCGGCGGCTACGGCTCGGTGCTCGGCGCCTCGATCGGGGCCCTGATCTACGGCATGACCAACCTCGGCATCAACTACGCCGGCTGGGACGTCGACTGGCTCAAGACCTTCCTCGGCGTCATGCTCCTTGGCGCGACCCTGGTCAACATGTACGTCAAGAGAAGGGCGGACGCGGCATGA
- a CDS encoding ATP-binding cassette domain-containing protein, protein MSATKTVATHEGGPTTAILQMRDCGKSYGNVHALRGVSLSVRQGEVTCVLGDNGAGKSTLIKIMAGLHDYNAGEMYVNGEERHFSSPRESLGSGIATVYQDLALAPLMSVWRNFFLGNEVKKGPFGMDIATMKRVCGEELTKMGIVIPDLDRPIGSLSGGQKQCIAIARAIYFGAKVIILDEPTAALGVKQSGVVLKYIMKARDAGLGVVFITHNPHHAYLVGNHFVILKLGRVVLDAHRDEVSLDELTEEMAGGKELADLSHELRAADPGKVVDPSTVEHGSIDAPTVDLPKVRD, encoded by the coding sequence ATGAGCGCGACCAAGACCGTCGCCACGCACGAGGGCGGGCCGACGACCGCCATCCTGCAGATGCGTGACTGCGGCAAGAGCTATGGCAACGTCCACGCCCTGCGCGGCGTCTCGCTGTCCGTCCGTCAGGGCGAGGTCACCTGCGTCCTCGGCGACAACGGCGCCGGCAAGTCCACGCTCATCAAGATCATGGCGGGGCTGCACGACTACAACGCCGGCGAGATGTACGTCAACGGCGAGGAGCGGCACTTCTCCTCGCCGCGCGAGTCCCTCGGCAGCGGCATCGCCACCGTCTACCAGGACCTCGCGCTCGCCCCGCTGATGTCGGTGTGGCGCAACTTCTTCCTCGGCAACGAGGTCAAGAAGGGGCCCTTCGGGATGGACATCGCCACCATGAAGCGGGTCTGCGGCGAGGAGCTCACCAAGATGGGGATCGTCATCCCCGACCTGGACCGCCCCATCGGCAGCCTCTCCGGCGGTCAGAAGCAGTGCATCGCGATCGCCCGCGCGATCTACTTCGGCGCCAAGGTGATCATCCTCGACGAGCCCACCGCGGCGCTCGGCGTCAAGCAGTCCGGCGTGGTGCTGAAGTACATCATGAAGGCGCGGGACGCCGGCCTCGGCGTCGTCTTCATCACCCACAACCCGCACCACGCTTACCTCGTCGGCAACCACTTCGTCATCCTCAAGCTCGGGCGCGTGGTCCTGGACGCCCACCGTGACGAGGTCTCGCTGGACGAGCTGACCGAGGAGATGGCGGGCGGCAAGGAGCTCGCCGACCTGTCGCACGAGCTGCGCGCCGCCGATCCCGGCAAGGTCGTCGACCCCAGCACCGTCGAGCACGGCTCGATCGACGCGCCCACCGTGGACCTCCCCAAGGTCCGCGACTAG
- a CDS encoding sugar porter family MFS transporter, with amino-acid sequence MSHGSPTSSPGGVTLPPLRPGPHQRRLDLIAVVATFGGLLFGYDTGVINGALEPMKKDLGLTTVTEGLVTATLLIGAAVGALVSGVLNDRLGRKRTLTLIAVVFFVGTLGCVFAPGLGVMLPSRFVLGVAVGAASATVPVYLSELAPTERRGTLSGRNELAIVLGQMLAFIINAIIASVWGQHEGVWRYMLAVCAVPAVFLFFGMLRMPESPRWLISKGRYDEALQVLMEVRNEDRARAELGEVEQLADEEAESHKGGWSDMAVPWIRRLVIIGCGLAAAQQVTGINSIMYYGTQLLTEAGFSASAAIIANVANGVLAVVGTALCLFVVIDKVHRRKLIIIGFCATTTIHGLITLAATILPAGTTRAWVILVLCVTFVFFMQCCLNAPVWVALSEMFPLRIRGFGMGISILCMWLVNAALTFSFPVIVGKAGLQGMFGLFFVIGLAAIFFLWKMLPNTSGRSLEELEESFSRGEFV; translated from the coding sequence ATGTCCCACGGCAGTCCCACCAGCAGCCCCGGCGGGGTGACGCTCCCGCCGCTCCGCCCGGGCCCGCACCAGCGGCGCCTGGACCTGATCGCCGTCGTCGCGACGTTCGGCGGCCTGCTGTTCGGCTACGACACGGGCGTGATCAACGGCGCCCTCGAGCCGATGAAGAAGGACCTCGGCCTGACCACCGTCACCGAGGGTCTCGTGACGGCGACGCTGCTCATCGGCGCCGCGGTGGGGGCGCTCGTCTCCGGCGTGCTCAACGACAGGCTGGGCCGCAAGCGGACGCTGACCCTGATCGCCGTCGTGTTCTTCGTGGGCACGCTCGGCTGCGTCTTCGCCCCCGGGCTCGGCGTCATGCTCCCGTCCCGCTTCGTCCTGGGCGTGGCGGTCGGCGCGGCGTCGGCCACCGTCCCCGTCTATCTGTCCGAGCTCGCCCCCACCGAGCGCCGTGGCACCCTCAGCGGGCGCAACGAGCTCGCGATCGTGCTCGGGCAGATGCTGGCCTTCATCATCAACGCGATCATCGCCAGCGTCTGGGGTCAGCACGAGGGGGTCTGGCGCTACATGCTCGCGGTGTGCGCCGTCCCCGCGGTGTTCCTGTTCTTCGGGATGCTCCGTATGCCGGAGTCCCCCCGCTGGCTCATCTCGAAGGGTCGCTACGACGAGGCGCTGCAGGTGCTCATGGAGGTCCGCAACGAGGACCGCGCCCGCGCCGAGCTTGGCGAGGTGGAGCAACTGGCCGATGAGGAGGCCGAGTCCCACAAGGGCGGCTGGTCCGACATGGCCGTCCCGTGGATCCGTCGACTGGTGATCATCGGCTGCGGCCTGGCCGCCGCGCAGCAGGTCACGGGCATCAACTCGATCATGTACTACGGCACCCAGCTGCTCACCGAGGCGGGCTTCTCGGCCAGCGCGGCGATCATCGCCAACGTCGCCAACGGGGTCCTCGCGGTCGTCGGCACCGCGCTGTGCTTGTTCGTGGTGATCGACAAGGTCCACCGCCGCAAGCTCATCATCATCGGGTTCTGCGCCACGACGACGATCCACGGCCTCATCACCCTCGCGGCGACGATCCTCCCGGCGGGCACCACCCGCGCCTGGGTCATCCTGGTGCTCTGCGTGACCTTCGTGTTCTTCATGCAGTGCTGCCTCAACGCGCCGGTCTGGGTCGCCCTGTCCGAGATGTTCCCGCTGCGGATCCGTGGCTTCGGGATGGGGATCTCCATCTTGTGCATGTGGCTGGTCAACGCCGCGCTGACCTTCTCCTTCCCCGTGATCGTGGGCAAGGCCGGCCTGCAGGGGATGTTCGGCCTGTTCTTCGTGATCGGGCTCGCGGCGATCTTCTTCCTCTGGAAGATGCTGCCCAACACCAGTGGCCGCTCCCTCGAGGAGCTCGAGGAGAGCTTCTCCCGGGGCGAGTTCGTCTGA
- a CDS encoding Gfo/Idh/MocA family protein: protein MSFPHSLPEPRLPDPAGGPALRWGILGTGWIAERFVASVLRHTNHQVAAVGSRSEEGAQRFTGRLGGEPLGSYAELVAHPRVDVVYVASPHPQHVEHALLAIAAGKHVLVEKPIAIDASGARRIAEAARAAGVLAMEAMWSLCLPKFRVLRRLLDDGVLGEPTMVSADIGEYFPDAHRIHDPALAGGAMMDLGTYPLTLATWVLGAPTEVAAQGVRGPTGTMAQTTMMLRHGDAQSALHASALVETPTVAAISGTDAWVSLDGPWYQPGSFTLHGRDGGQLRHLEAATAHDGLYWEALEVAHCLGEGRVESGIRPLDATIATLEAMDQVRAVTGDRLAGES, encoded by the coding sequence ATGTCCTTCCCGCACAGCCTGCCCGAGCCCCGCCTGCCGGATCCCGCCGGGGGCCCCGCCCTGCGCTGGGGCATCCTCGGCACGGGGTGGATCGCCGAGCGGTTCGTCGCGTCCGTCCTTCGCCATACGAACCACCAGGTGGCCGCGGTCGGCTCCCGGTCCGAGGAGGGCGCGCAGCGCTTCACCGGGCGGCTCGGGGGCGAGCCGCTGGGGTCGTATGCCGAGCTGGTCGCCCACCCGCGCGTGGACGTCGTCTACGTCGCGAGCCCCCACCCGCAGCACGTCGAGCACGCCCTGCTCGCCATCGCGGCGGGCAAGCACGTGCTCGTCGAGAAGCCCATCGCGATCGACGCCTCGGGTGCCCGGCGCATCGCCGAGGCCGCCCGCGCCGCCGGCGTCCTCGCGATGGAGGCGATGTGGTCGTTGTGCCTGCCGAAGTTCCGCGTGCTCCGCCGGCTGCTCGACGACGGCGTCCTGGGTGAGCCGACGATGGTGTCCGCCGACATCGGCGAGTACTTCCCCGACGCCCACCGCATCCACGACCCGGCGCTCGCGGGCGGCGCGATGATGGACCTCGGCACCTATCCGCTCACCCTCGCGACGTGGGTCCTGGGGGCGCCCACCGAGGTCGCCGCGCAGGGCGTGCGGGGGCCGACGGGCACGATGGCGCAGACGACGATGATGCTGCGGCACGGCGACGCGCAGTCGGCGCTGCACGCGAGCGCCCTGGTCGAGACCCCCACCGTCGCCGCGATCAGCGGCACCGACGCGTGGGTGTCGCTGGACGGGCCGTGGTACCAGCCGGGGTCGTTCACCCTGCACGGACGCGACGGGGGACAGCTGCGCCACCTCGAGGCGGCGACCGCTCATGACGGGCTGTACTGGGAGGCGCTGGAGGTCGCGCACTGCCTCGGCGAGGGGCGGGTGGAGAGCGGCATACGGCCCCTCGACGCGACCATCGCGACCCTCGAGGCGATGGACCAGGTGAGGGCCGTGACGGGCGACCGCCTGGCCGGGGAGTCCTGA
- a CDS encoding LacI family DNA-binding transcriptional regulator — protein sequence MRPPHPLKDIAAQAGLSEATVDRALHGRSNVSAAAVRAVEQAVLELDRQQSQLRLGARTVLVDVVMQAPARFTGAVRTALEAELAWVRPAAVRARFHLRERADVEELVETIDRVGSGGRTSQGLLLKAPDDPAIAAAVDRAAGRGIPVVTLVTDVPSSRRVAYVGLDNQQAGATAAFLVSRWLTPRGVGDGEGRRVLVTMSRSTFLGEHERVRAFEDELAVLRPEEPVLVVSDADGLDAATGDLVGPALDEEPGVCAVYSVGGGNRATLAELRRRGRRVEAYVAHDLDEDNVALLRSGAIDAVIHHDLQSDCRRAVRQVLRHHRLVSGAPLTVPASLEIITRYNLPTRWIDPA from the coding sequence ATGAGGCCGCCGCACCCCCTCAAGGACATCGCCGCCCAGGCCGGCCTGTCCGAGGCCACCGTCGATCGCGCGCTGCACGGGCGCAGCAACGTGAGCGCCGCGGCCGTGCGGGCCGTCGAGCAGGCCGTGCTCGAGCTCGACCGCCAGCAGTCGCAGCTGCGGCTCGGCGCCCGCACCGTGCTGGTGGACGTCGTGATGCAGGCGCCGGCGCGGTTCACGGGCGCCGTGCGGACGGCGCTCGAGGCCGAGCTGGCGTGGGTGCGGCCAGCGGCCGTGCGGGCGAGGTTCCACCTGCGCGAGCGGGCCGACGTCGAGGAGCTCGTGGAGACGATCGACCGGGTCGGGTCGGGAGGCCGCACCTCGCAGGGGCTGCTCCTCAAGGCGCCGGACGACCCGGCCATCGCGGCGGCGGTGGACCGGGCGGCGGGGCGCGGCATACCGGTGGTCACCCTGGTCACCGACGTCCCGAGCAGCAGGCGGGTGGCGTATGTCGGACTGGACAACCAGCAGGCGGGGGCGACGGCAGCCTTCCTGGTGTCGCGCTGGCTGACCCCGCGAGGCGTGGGTGACGGCGAGGGGCGGCGGGTGCTGGTGACGATGAGCCGCTCGACCTTCTTGGGGGAGCATGAGCGGGTGCGGGCGTTCGAGGACGAGCTGGCGGTGCTGCGGCCGGAGGAGCCCGTGCTCGTGGTGTCGGACGCGGACGGGCTCGATGCCGCCACGGGCGACCTGGTCGGGCCGGCGCTCGACGAGGAGCCGGGCGTGTGCGCGGTCTACTCCGTCGGTGGTGGCAACCGCGCCACCCTCGCCGAGCTGCGGCGCCGGGGGCGACGGGTGGAGGCCTACGTCGCGCACGACCTCGACGAGGACAACGTCGCGCTGCTCCGCTCGGGGGCCATCGACGCGGTGATCCACCACGACCTGCAGAGCGACTGCCGTCGGGCCGTCCGTCAGGTGCTGAGGCACCACCGGCTGGTGTCGGGCGCCCCGCTGACCGTGCCGGCGTCGTTGGAGATCATCACGCGCTACAACCTGCCGACGCGGTGGATCGACCCGGCCTGA
- a CDS encoding sugar ABC transporter substrate-binding protein, protein MNRTHKTTVALALATTTALSMAACSSSGGKQTDSGAASGGNAGTPTMKIAMITHQAPGDTFWDIIRKGAEAAAKKDNVQLEYTNDPDATKQAQLVQAAIDKKVDGIAVTSPNTGALGPVIKKAVAAGIPVTMFNAGGTDAMELGAIGYFGQGETDAGVAVGERIAKAGGKRVVCVIQEQGQQQLEDRCDGVKKGAAGVTVDRMYVNGRDDSAVTTTIQAKLTQDKSIDWVVTLGAPFALDAVKSISGAGSSAKLGTFDTSKELVNAVKDGKVDWAIDQQPYLQGYLAVDALWFYKTNGNTLGGGKNVATGPAFIDKTNVENVAKFAANGTR, encoded by the coding sequence ATGAACCGCACCCACAAGACCACCGTCGCCCTGGCCCTGGCCACCACGACCGCTCTGTCGATGGCGGCGTGCAGCTCCTCCGGCGGCAAGCAGACCGACTCCGGCGCGGCCTCCGGCGGCAACGCCGGCACCCCCACGATGAAGATCGCGATGATCACCCACCAGGCCCCCGGCGACACGTTCTGGGACATCATCCGCAAGGGCGCCGAGGCCGCCGCGAAGAAGGACAACGTCCAGCTGGAGTACACCAACGACCCCGACGCCACCAAGCAGGCCCAGCTCGTGCAGGCGGCCATCGACAAGAAGGTCGACGGCATCGCCGTCACCAGCCCCAACACCGGCGCGCTCGGACCCGTCATCAAGAAGGCCGTCGCGGCCGGCATCCCCGTCACGATGTTCAACGCCGGGGGGACCGACGCGATGGAGCTCGGCGCCATCGGCTACTTCGGCCAGGGCGAGACGGACGCGGGCGTCGCGGTCGGCGAGCGCATCGCCAAGGCCGGCGGCAAGCGTGTGGTGTGCGTGATCCAGGAGCAGGGGCAGCAGCAGCTCGAGGACCGCTGCGACGGCGTCAAGAAGGGCGCTGCCGGGGTCACCGTCGACCGGATGTACGTCAACGGCCGCGACGACTCCGCCGTCACCACGACCATCCAGGCCAAGCTGACCCAGGACAAGAGCATCGACTGGGTCGTCACCCTCGGCGCGCCCTTCGCCCTCGACGCGGTCAAGTCGATCTCAGGCGCCGGCAGCTCGGCCAAGCTGGGCACCTTCGACACGAGCAAGGAGCTCGTCAACGCGGTCAAGGACGGCAAGGTCGACTGGGCCATCGACCAGCAGCCCTACCTCCAGGGCTACCTCGCCGTGGACGCGCTGTGGTTCTACAAGACCAACGGCAACACCCTCGGTGGTGGCAAGAACGTCGCGACCGGCCCCGCGTTCATCGACAAGACGAACGTCGAGAACGTCGCGAAGTTCGCCGCGAACGGCACCCGATGA
- a CDS encoding SDR family oxidoreductase, which yields MRELLQDRVVLVSGGTQGVGAAVARAALREGARVVVTGRRADVGSAAADELAREHGSHRAEFVQTDLADVDQARASVTATVERFGRVDGLVNAAGLTSRGSLLDTTPELLQQHLSVNLVAPFFTMQAAVEDMRRRGAPGTIVNVLTMSSHGGQPYLAPYVASKAGLAGLTRNAAHAHRFDRIRINGLNIGWTETPGEDEVQRRFHGAQDGWLEEASAALPMGKLGQVDEIADMVVYLLSDRSGVVTGSVIDWDQTVPGAHD from the coding sequence ATGCGCGAGCTCCTCCAGGACCGGGTGGTCCTCGTCAGTGGCGGCACCCAGGGCGTGGGTGCCGCCGTGGCGCGGGCCGCCCTGCGCGAGGGCGCCCGCGTCGTTGTCACCGGGCGCCGCGCGGACGTCGGGTCGGCGGCGGCCGACGAGCTGGCACGCGAGCACGGCTCGCACCGCGCGGAGTTCGTGCAGACCGACCTGGCCGACGTGGACCAGGCACGCGCCTCGGTCACAGCGACGGTCGAGCGCTTCGGCCGGGTCGACGGGCTCGTCAACGCCGCCGGCCTCACCTCGCGCGGGTCGCTGCTCGACACCACCCCCGAGCTGCTGCAGCAGCACCTCTCGGTCAACCTCGTGGCGCCGTTCTTCACGATGCAGGCGGCGGTCGAGGACATGCGTCGTCGGGGCGCCCCCGGCACGATCGTCAACGTGCTGACCATGTCCTCCCACGGCGGCCAGCCCTACCTCGCGCCCTACGTCGCCTCCAAGGCCGGGCTGGCCGGACTCACCCGCAACGCGGCGCACGCCCACCGCTTCGACCGCATCCGCATCAACGGCCTCAACATCGGCTGGACCGAGACGCCGGGCGAGGACGAGGTGCAGCGGCGCTTCCACGGTGCGCAGGACGGGTGGCTCGAGGAAGCCTCCGCCGCCCTCCCCATGGGCAAGCTGGGGCAGGTCGACGAGATCGCCGACATGGTCGTCTATCTGCTGTCCGACCGCAGCGGCGTCGTGACCGGCTCCGTCATCGACTGGGACCAGACGGTGCCCGGCGCCCACGACTGA
- the iolG gene encoding inositol 2-dehydrogenase: protein MPLQPVRIGLIGCGRIGRVHALSVTAAPGAVLTTVVDAVPAAAESLGELHGARVAATPAEVLASADVDAVIIASPTATHVDLIDAAIDAGKPALCEKPIDLDIARVEALRGKASAATTPIMLGFNRRFDPHFSALHARVAAGEIGRLEQLSIISRDPAPAPTDYLAVSGGIFRDMTIHDFDMARHFVPDVVSVFASGTAQFSEDIRGLGDYDSAVVVLTGREGQQVTITNSRHAAYGYDQRLEAFGSEGLLEAGNVTDTVVRRWTADAVEVREPYQNFFLERYAAAYQRELAAFVAAIREDAPVPVGFHDGWAALVLADAAARSAAEGRVVEVDLDA, encoded by the coding sequence ATGCCCTTGCAGCCCGTCCGCATCGGTCTGATCGGCTGCGGCCGCATCGGCCGGGTCCACGCCCTCAGCGTCACCGCAGCCCCCGGGGCCGTGCTCACGACCGTCGTCGACGCCGTCCCCGCCGCCGCGGAGTCGCTGGGCGAGCTGCACGGCGCCCGCGTCGCCGCCACCCCCGCGGAGGTGCTGGCGTCCGCCGACGTCGACGCCGTCATCATCGCCTCCCCCACCGCCACTCACGTCGACCTCATCGACGCCGCGATCGACGCCGGCAAGCCCGCCCTGTGCGAGAAGCCCATCGACCTCGACATCGCCCGCGTCGAGGCGCTGCGCGGCAAGGCGTCGGCCGCGACCACGCCGATCATGCTGGGCTTCAACCGTCGCTTCGACCCGCACTTCTCGGCGCTGCACGCGCGGGTCGCCGCGGGCGAGATCGGCCGCCTGGAGCAGCTGTCCATCATCAGCCGCGACCCCGCGCCCGCGCCGACGGACTACCTCGCGGTGTCCGGCGGGATCTTCCGCGACATGACGATCCACGACTTCGACATGGCGCGGCACTTCGTGCCGGACGTCGTCAGTGTGTTCGCCTCGGGGACGGCGCAGTTCAGCGAGGACATCCGCGGTCTCGGCGACTACGACTCCGCGGTGGTGGTGCTGACTGGCCGCGAGGGCCAGCAGGTGACGATCACCAACTCGCGGCACGCGGCCTACGGCTACGACCAACGGCTGGAGGCCTTCGGCTCGGAGGGGCTGCTCGAGGCCGGCAACGTCACCGACACCGTCGTGCGCCGCTGGACCGCCGACGCGGTCGAGGTGCGCGAGCCCTACCAGAACTTCTTCCTCGAGCGGTATGCCGCGGCCTACCAGCGCGAGCTCGCGGCGTTCGTCGCCGCCATCCGCGAGGACGCTCCGGTGCCGGTGGGCTTCCACGACGGGTGGGCCGCCCTCGTGCTGGCCGACGCCGCCGCCCGGTCCGCCGCCGAGGGTCGCGTCGTGGAGGTCGACCTCGACGCCTGA